The [Clostridium] scindens ATCC 35704 nucleotide sequence TGTATATCCTTCATTTTCCCAGTCTGGAATAAAATCGGTTCTCCACGGACGCATACTCCACTGATATCCACGGTATAAATCTCTCGTATCGTTCATATGCTGAATCAGTTTATCATGTAATGCATTGCGCTCTTCTATATACTTCTTATCTTCGATCAGGTTGTTCATCTCATATGGGTCATTTTCCAGATCATAGAATTCATCTGTATCCAGAAGATGGATGACCAGTTTATAACGTTTAGACATTACTGCTCTCATAATCTGCAGTCCACCAAATCCATCATGATCTATCTCATATCTTGTAAACTCTGTAAATACTACATCATTAATTTCTTTCTCCGGGTTCTTAATCTGTGGAAGCATACTCTTTCCTTCCAGTAATTTCGGAATCGGGAGTCCAAAATAATCCAGAATCGTTGGTGCAATATCAATATGGGATGCCATTGCGTCTTCTACATATCCCCTTTCCCCACCTTTAATAATCAATGGAATATTTGCGACTTCTTTATATGCCGCTGCATTTTTAGAAAATAATCTGTGTGCACCTAGCATATCGCCATGATCCGAAGTAAAAATGACCAGTGCATCTGGTGCAACTTCCCGGATTTTATCTAAAACTCTTCCAATTTCATAGTCCGCAAAGGAATTGCATCCCAAGAACAGTGATAATCCATCTGACGGCTGGTTAATTTCATCTTCAGTTGCATGCAGATTCTTTCCCGACCAAAGTCTCTGCATAAATGGTTTTTTTGAAAGATCATCCTGAAAGTTCGGACAACTTTCAAATTTAAATCCATCAAACATATGGTTAAACGGCTCCGGACAAAGTGATGGTCCATGTGGTTCATCATAGGATACACTTAAAAAGAAATCTTCGTCCTGATGGTTTTCTAAATATTTGATCGCACGGTCTGAACAACGATGTGCATAAGTAAATTCTTCTGAGAAACCATCTTTATAACATTCTTTTGGATCTCTGGACCTTACTTTTTCCTCATCCGTCAACTCATCCAGATATGTTTTCATATCATACCAGTATTCCGGATCCCATCCTTCTGGACATCGCCCATTTCCAAAATAATCAGATCCATCCAGATGCCATTTTCCAATATACCCACATGAAATCCCATGATTGTGCAATCTCTGTCCAATTGTTTTAACATTATCCCCCATTGCAATACTGTTCGTTACCATTCCGTTCGTATGTGGAAATGTACCAGTAAAAATTGCACTTCTTGCTGGACCGCACACCGGCTGACAGGTATATGCATTTTCATAACGGATACCTTCTTCTGCCAGACGATCCAGATTTGGTGTCTTCATTTTCGGATTTCCATAGCATCCCACCATATCTTTCCTGGTCGTATCTGTCATCAGAAATATCACTTGCTTTTTCATCTTTCATCCTCCTCGATTTCAATTTATGATTGATTCTGCCCGTCACTTAATTGCATACTCAGTATAGTACCCCGATTGTAGTATTCCTATATCAGATTATGTGTTTCGTATGGACGATTCTGCTTTTCCAAAGGCAAGCGCTTGCTGTTGGGATACAATAGATAGGTAACATAAAAAAACAAGGATTCGCTTCGATAATAATCTAAACGAAGGGAGAATCCTTGCATGTCAATCTTATCACAGCAGAAATACCAACGTCAACGAATGGTTATATATACACAGAAACATTCTAAGAACTAAGACAGATCCGAAAGAGATTAAAAAAATATCAATGGACGGATTTACTTTTGGCTTCTCAGGAATTATGTGAAAAAGATAAGTGCCTGTGAAGTTGTCAATACTTTTGACTCATTCACAGAACGTGGTTCAAGAAAACCTTCTGTTGTATAAGGCTTCAAATACGGTATTGGGGGGAAGGTAAGGGGTGAACTCGCAATCATGTATCCGGAAAGGATGCCAGAGTAGCAAAAACCGCCGGAATGCCAAGACTAAATGCATGCCCGGATTATGGATTATCTTCCGGCCGCTCTTGACATACCAGTTTATTTCTGATATGTATTAACCAAGGACTTGACAGCGGAATCCGCCGTCAAGCCCCATTAATTATCATAGAAGATCTGAATTTACAGAAACCAAAGGCAAACGCCTGCTATCTTGACAGTATTTGAATATGAATATATGCGAAAGAGAGGGACCTCTATGATTAACGTATCAGGTCACTTTAGAAACGAACGAAGATCCATTGGCTTTGAAGATCATTCCGCTTCACTGTCTGTAAATTGCTGTGGCATGCAGATCTTTAAAACTAAGGATTATACGCAGAATCGTGCAGCTGGTCGTGTAGATTACCAGTTAATCTACATCCATAAAGGAGCTGGACATTATTACCTGCACAAAAAATGGGAAAATCTGAGTGCCGGAAATATTCTGCTGTTCCGACCACATGAGCCTCAAACTTATTCTTATTATTTTGAAGAACATCCAGAAATCTATTGGATACACTTCACTGGAAATGAATGTAAAGAAATAATCCAAAAATACAACCTGCATAACTGTTATATCGGTGAACATAGTTTATTAAAAACGCTATTTCAGGAAATAATTATCGAATTACAAATAAAGAAACCCTATTTTGAAGAGATGGTGTTAAGTAATTTCCTACAGATTCTTGCTACCATCGCACGTTCTCATCAGCAGATTCTCTCTCCTCTTGAGAATGATTTTTCCATAAACCGCCTTGTAATCCAGTTGAATCAGAAATATATGGATGACTGGAACATAGAGTCTATGGCAGAGTATTGTAAACTCAGTACCGGATATTTCTCACATCTCTTCAAGAAACGTATGGGGAGTGCTCCTATGAAATATCTCACAGAACTTCGTATAGAAAAGGCAAAAGAATTGATTGCTACTAATTCCATGAATTTATCAGATATTGCTCAAATGGTAGGATTTACCGACTCCCTTTACTTTAGCCGAGTATTTAAAAAGACTACCGGAATTCCTCCAAAAGAATTCCAGCAGTCTTTGCTTACTTCAAATACT carries:
- a CDS encoding sulfatase-like hydrolase/transferase, whose product is MKKQVIFLMTDTTRKDMVGCYGNPKMKTPNLDRLAEEGIRYENAYTCQPVCGPARSAIFTGTFPHTNGMVTNSIAMGDNVKTIGQRLHNHGISCGYIGKWHLDGSDYFGNGRCPEGWDPEYWYDMKTYLDELTDEEKVRSRDPKECYKDGFSEEFTYAHRCSDRAIKYLENHQDEDFFLSVSYDEPHGPSLCPEPFNHMFDGFKFESCPNFQDDLSKKPFMQRLWSGKNLHATEDEINQPSDGLSLFLGCNSFADYEIGRVLDKIREVAPDALVIFTSDHGDMLGAHRLFSKNAAAYKEVANIPLIIKGGERGYVEDAMASHIDIAPTILDYFGLPIPKLLEGKSMLPQIKNPEKEINDVVFTEFTRYEIDHDGFGGLQIMRAVMSKRYKLVIHLLDTDEFYDLENDPYEMNNLIEDKKYIEERNALHDKLIQHMNDTRDLYRGYQWSMRPWRTDFIPDWENEGYTRQRENEEYEPRQLDYDTGLPMEEAVRKKC
- a CDS encoding helix-turn-helix transcriptional regulator; its protein translation is MINVSGHFRNERRSIGFEDHSASLSVNCCGMQIFKTKDYTQNRAAGRVDYQLIYIHKGAGHYYLHKKWENLSAGNILLFRPHEPQTYSYYFEEHPEIYWIHFTGNECKEIIQKYNLHNCYIGEHSLLKTLFQEIIIELQIKKPYFEEMVLSNFLQILATIARSHQQILSPLENDFSINRLVIQLNQKYMDDWNIESMAEYCKLSTGYFSHLFKKRMGSAPMKYLTELRIEKAKELIATNSMNLSDIAQMVGFTDSLYFSRVFKKTTGIPPKEFQQSLLTSNTPDWWAD